TTCCCTCCGGTCGTCGTCTCCGGGTTGCCGAACATCACCCCGATCTTCTCGCGCAGCTGGTTGATGAAGACCACCGAGGTCCGCGAGCGGGCGATCGCCCCCGTCAGCTTGCGCAGTGCCTGCGACATCAGCCGCGCCTGCAAGCCGACGTGTGAATCGCCCATGTCCCCCTCGATTTCGGCCTTGGGGACGAGTGCGGCCACGGAGTCCACCACCACCACGTCCACCGCGCCAGAGCGCACGAGGATCTCGCAGATCTCGAGCGCCTGCTCGCCGGTGTCCGGCTGCGAGACGAGGAGATTCTCCACGTCCACGCCCAGCTTCTTCGCGTACTCGACGTCGAGCGCATGCTCCGCGTCGATGAACGCCGCCACGCCACCCGCACGCTGCGCGTTGGCCACCACGTGCAGACAGAGCGTCGTCTTGCCGCTCGATTCCGGCCCGTAGATCTCGGTGATGCGGCCCCGCGGGATCCCACCGATGCCGATCGCCGCATCGAGGTTGATCGCCCCGGTCGGAATCGATTCGATGCGGACGCGATTCTCCGCGCCCATGCGCATGATCGACCCCTTGCCGCAGTTCTTCTCGATCTGCGAGATGGCCAGACTCAGTGCTTTCTTGCGATCGTCTTGCACTGCCGAAACCGCCATGATTCACCCAGTTGGTGAGTCGTTGAGGCCCTGGCCACGCGGGTCAATCTACCGGGTGGCGTGAACGATTCGATACCCCGAACAAAATACGAAACCCCTCGCTTGCTTTCAAGCACGCGATGAAATCCCGAAGGCGTTTTCCACATGGCGTACACGGACCCTTCGGCCGTCCATGATCACCCCGATGACGTCGAACCGGTAACTCTCCCCGGTCCGCCCGTGCCGGTCGATCCACACCGTCGCCGACCGTACCAGCTCTCGCCGTTTCCTCCAATCGACCGCCCCCACCGGGCCCCCACACCACCCTCCGCGACGAGCCTTGACCTCGACGAACGCCACCGTCCCTTCGCGCTCCGCCACGAGGTCGATGTCGCGGTGGCCGCTGCGGAAGCGGCGCTGCAGCACGCGCCATCCACGCACGCGGAGCCACCGCTCCGCCACCGCCTCCCCCATCAGCCCGAACTCCTGCCGCTCCGTCGTCACGCCCGAATCGTAGGGCGGCCGAGCGTCGTCTCCGGCATCGTTTACATGCGAGGAGGATCAATCCCTTGCCGGGAGGGCGCGATCGGCGACGGAGCGCCGACGGCCGTCGCCCTACGAGTTGTCGGGCCCCGCGATGCGGTCCAAGTCCTCGAGCCCCACGAGGACATCGCGCGCTTTCGAACCCTTCGACGCCCCCAGCACCCCGGCGGCATGAAGCTGGTCGATGATGCGCGCCGCGCGCCCGTATCCGATGTTGAGGCGGCGCTGCAGGAGCGAGGTGGAACCAAGCTGGTGCTGGATGCACGTCTCCGCCGCCCGCCGGAAGAGTGCGTCGCGCTCCGCCCCTCCCGCGCCTCCGTCGTCCCCGTCCTCCTCGTTCTCGAGGGCCTCCTGCGCCTTCACCTCGGCGATGATGTCCGGGCGCGCCAGTTCCTCGTCGGCGATCCCCCGCGCCGCCTGCGCCGCGCGCCGCGCGATCTTCCGTGCGTCGAACCAGTGCATCAGCCGCTCGGTGTCGTCGCCCGGAATGAAGGCTCCCTGCAGGCGTTGCGGCTCGGACTTCCCCGGCGGGATGAAGAGCATGTCGCCGTTGCCGAGGAGCGACTCCGCCCCCATCCCGTCGATGATGGTGCGCGAGTCGACCTGCGACGCCACGCGGAAGGCGATGCGGCTGGGGAAGTTGGCCTTG
The sequence above is drawn from the Gemmatimonadetes bacterium SCN 70-22 genome and encodes:
- a CDS encoding recombinase RecA, giving the protein MAVSAVQDDRKKALSLAISQIEKNCGKGSIMRMGAENRVRIESIPTGAINLDAAIGIGGIPRGRITEIYGPESSGKTTLCLHVVANAQRAGGVAAFIDAEHALDVEYAKKLGVDVENLLVSQPDTGEQALEICEILVRSGAVDVVVVDSVAALVPKAEIEGDMGDSHVGLQARLMSQALRKLTGAIARSRTSVVFINQLREKIGVMFGNPETTTGGKALKFYASLRLDIRRIGPVKDKEDVIGSQVRVKVVKNKVAPPFKQAEFDIMYAEGISHTSLLVDIGAESGIIEKSGAWYSYGGQRIGQGRENAKMFLKDNSALMREIEDKVKVVLGIDKAEVPVDLEVTEE